From the genome of Streptomyces sp. NBC_01116, one region includes:
- a CDS encoding biotin carboxylase N-terminal domain-containing protein: MRKVLIANRGEIAVRVARACRDAGIASVAVYAEPDRDALHVRAADEAFALGGDTPAASYLDMAKVLQAAKDSGADAIHPGYGFLSENAEFAQAVLDAGLTWIGPPPQAIRDLGDKVAARHIAQRAGAPLVAGTPDPVSGSDEVVAFAEQNGLPIAIKAAFGGGGRGLKVARTLEEIPELYDSAVREAVAAFGRGECFVERYLDKPRHVETQCLADTHGNVVVVSTRDCSLQRRHQKLVEEAPAPFLSQAQNEELYAASKAILKEAGYVGAGTVEFLVGVDGTISFLEVNTRLQVEHPVTEEVTGIDLVREMFRIADGEELGYGDPALRGHSFEFRINGEDPGRGFLPAPGTVTTFAPPTGPGVRLDAGVESGSVIGPAWDSLLAKLIVTGATREQALQRAARALAEFTVEGMATAIPFHRAVVADPAFTANPFTVHTRWIETEFVNEIKPFAAPADTDTDDEAGRETVVVEVGGKRLEVSLPSSLGMSLARTGLAAGAKPKRRAAKKAGSAASGDSLASPMQGTIVKVAVEEGQEVQEGDLVVVLEAMKMEQPLNAHRSGTVKGLTAEVGASITSGALICEIKD, encoded by the coding sequence GTGCGCAAGGTGCTCATCGCCAACCGTGGCGAAATCGCTGTCCGCGTTGCTCGGGCGTGCCGGGACGCGGGGATCGCGAGCGTCGCGGTCTACGCCGAGCCGGACCGGGACGCGCTGCATGTCCGGGCCGCAGACGAGGCGTTCGCCCTGGGCGGTGACACCCCGGCCGCCAGCTACCTGGACATGGCCAAGGTGCTGCAGGCCGCCAAGGACTCCGGGGCGGACGCGATCCACCCCGGCTACGGATTCCTGTCGGAGAACGCGGAGTTCGCCCAGGCCGTCCTGGACGCCGGACTGACCTGGATCGGCCCGCCGCCGCAGGCCATCCGCGACCTCGGCGACAAGGTCGCCGCCCGGCACATCGCCCAGCGCGCGGGCGCCCCGCTGGTGGCCGGCACCCCGGACCCGGTCTCCGGGTCCGACGAGGTCGTCGCGTTCGCCGAGCAGAACGGACTGCCGATCGCGATCAAGGCCGCCTTCGGCGGCGGCGGTCGCGGCCTGAAGGTGGCCCGCACCCTGGAGGAGATCCCGGAGCTGTACGACTCCGCGGTCCGCGAGGCCGTCGCGGCGTTCGGCCGGGGCGAGTGCTTCGTCGAGCGCTACCTCGACAAGCCGCGCCACGTGGAGACCCAGTGCCTGGCCGACACCCACGGCAACGTGGTCGTCGTCTCCACCCGCGACTGCTCGCTCCAGCGCCGCCACCAGAAGCTCGTGGAGGAGGCCCCGGCCCCGTTCCTGAGCCAGGCGCAGAACGAGGAGCTGTACGCCGCGTCGAAGGCGATCCTGAAGGAAGCCGGCTACGTCGGCGCGGGCACCGTGGAGTTCCTCGTCGGCGTCGACGGCACGATCTCCTTCCTCGAGGTCAACACCCGCCTCCAGGTCGAGCACCCCGTCACCGAAGAGGTCACGGGCATCGACCTCGTACGCGAGATGTTCCGCATCGCCGACGGCGAGGAGCTGGGCTACGGCGACCCCGCCCTGCGCGGTCACTCCTTCGAGTTCCGTATCAACGGCGAGGACCCGGGCCGCGGCTTCCTGCCCGCCCCCGGCACCGTCACCACCTTCGCCCCGCCCACCGGCCCCGGCGTCCGCCTGGACGCGGGCGTCGAGTCCGGCTCGGTCATCGGCCCGGCCTGGGACTCGCTGCTCGCCAAGCTCATCGTGACCGGCGCGACCCGCGAACAGGCGCTCCAGCGCGCCGCCCGCGCGCTCGCCGAGTTCACCGTCGAGGGCATGGCCACCGCCATCCCCTTCCACCGGGCCGTCGTCGCGGACCCCGCCTTCACCGCGAACCCGTTCACCGTCCACACCCGGTGGATCGAGACGGAGTTCGTCAACGAGATCAAGCCCTTCGCCGCACCCGCCGACACGGACACGGACGACGAGGCCGGACGGGAGACCGTCGTCGTCGAGGTCGGCGGCAAGCGCCTGGAGGTGTCGCTGCCGTCCTCGCTGGGCATGTCGCTGGCCCGCACCGGCCTCGCCGCCGGCGCGAAGCCCAAGCGCCGCGCCGCGAAGAAGGCCGGTTCCGCCGCCTCGGGCGACAGCCTCGCCTCGCCCATGCAGGGCACCATCGTCAAGGTCGCGGTGGAGGAGGGTCAGGAGGTCCAGGAGGGCGACCTCGTCGTCGTCCTGGAGGCCATGAAGATGGAGCAGCCGCTCAACGCGCACCGCTCCGGCACCGTCAAGGGCCTCACCGCCGAGGTCGGCGCGTCCATCACCTCCGGCGCGCTGATCTGCGAGATCAAGGACTGA
- a CDS encoding nucleoside triphosphate pyrophosphatase, whose product MARMTDQRRLVLASASPARLGLLRQAGFAPEVIVSGVDEDAIDAPTPAELALVLARAKAAAVAERPEAAGALVIGCDSVLELDGEALGKPADAEEATARWKAMRGRPGVLRTGHSVIDTASGRTASATASTVVRFGEPSDAEVAAYVASGEPLHVAGAFTLDGRSAPFVDSIEGDHGNVIGLSLPLLRRLLGELDVSVTELWV is encoded by the coding sequence ATGGCCCGCATGACTGATCAGCGCCGTCTCGTGCTCGCCTCCGCCTCCCCCGCCCGTCTCGGTCTGCTGCGCCAGGCCGGATTCGCCCCCGAGGTGATCGTCAGCGGGGTGGACGAGGACGCCATCGACGCACCGACCCCCGCCGAGCTGGCGCTCGTCCTGGCCCGGGCCAAGGCGGCGGCCGTCGCGGAGCGCCCCGAGGCCGCGGGCGCCCTGGTCATCGGCTGCGACTCGGTGCTGGAGCTGGACGGCGAGGCGCTGGGCAAGCCGGCCGACGCCGAGGAGGCCACCGCCCGGTGGAAGGCGATGCGCGGCCGGCCGGGCGTCCTGCGGACCGGGCACAGCGTGATCGACACCGCCTCCGGCCGTACGGCCTCGGCGACGGCGTCCACGGTCGTACGGTTCGGCGAGCCGAGCGACGCCGAGGTGGCCGCCTACGTGGCCTCGGGCGAACCGCTCCACGTCGCGGGGGCGTTCACGCTGGACGGCCGCTCGGCGCCGTTCGTCGACTCCATCGAGGGCGACCACGGCAATGTCATCGGGCTCTCGCTGCCGCTGCTGCGCAGGCTGCTGGGCGAGCTGGACGTCTCCGTCACGGAGCTGTGGGTCTGA
- the mmpB gene encoding morphogenic membrane protein MmpB, which translates to MLWSDPENKPPKELRDAQAMMRRAGVLLALAMLVAMFALGIR; encoded by the coding sequence ATGCTGTGGTCCGACCCCGAGAACAAGCCGCCGAAGGAACTGCGCGACGCCCAGGCCATGATGCGCAGAGCCGGCGTCCTGCTGGCGCTGGCGATGCTGGTGGCGATGTTCGCCCTCGGCATCCGCTGA
- a CDS encoding acyl-CoA carboxylase epsilon subunit has product MIRVVRGNPTPEELAAALAVVRARAAAASAVSSGAPLPPEQWSDPGRIARGGSPQPGPRAWARTYWPA; this is encoded by the coding sequence ATGATCAGGGTCGTACGGGGCAACCCCACCCCGGAGGAGCTGGCCGCCGCACTGGCGGTGGTCCGGGCGCGCGCCGCGGCGGCGTCCGCCGTGTCGTCCGGCGCGCCGCTGCCGCCCGAGCAGTGGTCCGACCCGGGGCGCATCGCCCGGGGCGGCAGCCCGCAGCCGGGCCCCCGGGCCTGGGCGCGGACGTACTGGCCGGCCTGA
- a CDS encoding acyl-CoA carboxylase subunit beta produces the protein MSEPLSDIHTTAGKLADLTRRIDEATHAGSARAVEKQHAKGKLTARERVELLLDEGSFVELDEFARHRSTNFGIEKNRPYGDGVVTGYGTVDGRPVCVYSQDFTIFGGSLGEVYGEKIVKVMDFALKTGCPVIGINDGGGARIQEGVVALGLFAEIFRRNVHASGVIPQISLIVGPCAGGAVYSPAITDFTVMVDQTSHMFITGPDVIKTVTGEDVGFEELGGARTHNTTSGVAHHMAGDEKDAIEYVKSLLSYLPSNNLSEAPAFPEEADLATTDEDRELDTLIPDSANQPYDMHTAIEHVLDDGEFLETQALFAPNIITGFGRVEGHPVGIVANQPMQFAGCLDINASEKAARFVRTCDAFNVPVVTFVDVPGFLPGVDQEYGGIIRRGAKLIYAYAEATVPLITVITRKAFGGAYDVMGSKHLGADLNLAWPTAQIAVMGAQGAVNILHRRTIAAAEDPDATQAELMTAYEDALLNPYVAAERGYVDAVVMPSDTRAHIVKGLRQLRTKRESLPPKKHGNIPL, from the coding sequence ATGTCCGAGCCGCTAAGCGACATCCACACCACCGCGGGCAAGCTCGCGGACCTGACGCGCCGCATCGACGAGGCGACGCACGCCGGTTCGGCCCGCGCGGTCGAGAAGCAGCACGCCAAGGGCAAGCTGACGGCCCGTGAGCGGGTCGAGCTGCTGCTGGACGAGGGCTCCTTCGTGGAGCTCGACGAGTTCGCCCGGCACCGCTCCACCAACTTCGGCATCGAGAAGAACCGCCCGTACGGGGACGGTGTCGTCACCGGCTACGGCACGGTCGACGGCCGCCCGGTCTGCGTGTACTCGCAGGACTTCACCATCTTCGGCGGTTCGCTCGGCGAGGTCTACGGCGAGAAGATCGTCAAGGTCATGGACTTCGCGCTGAAGACCGGCTGCCCGGTCATCGGCATCAACGACGGCGGCGGCGCGCGGATCCAGGAAGGCGTCGTCGCGCTCGGCCTGTTCGCCGAGATCTTCCGCCGCAACGTGCACGCCTCCGGGGTGATCCCGCAGATCTCGCTGATCGTCGGGCCGTGCGCGGGCGGTGCGGTCTACTCCCCCGCGATCACCGACTTCACGGTGATGGTCGACCAGACCTCGCACATGTTCATCACCGGCCCCGACGTCATCAAGACGGTCACCGGCGAGGACGTCGGCTTCGAGGAGCTGGGCGGCGCCCGTACGCACAACACCACCTCCGGGGTGGCGCACCACATGGCGGGCGACGAGAAGGACGCCATCGAGTACGTCAAGTCCCTGCTGTCCTACCTCCCGTCGAACAACCTCTCCGAGGCCCCGGCCTTCCCGGAGGAGGCCGACCTCGCCACCACCGACGAGGACCGCGAGCTGGACACGCTCATCCCGGACTCGGCGAACCAGCCGTACGACATGCACACCGCGATCGAGCACGTGCTGGACGACGGCGAGTTCCTGGAGACCCAGGCCCTGTTCGCGCCGAACATCATCACCGGATTCGGCCGGGTCGAGGGCCACCCGGTCGGCATCGTCGCCAACCAGCCGATGCAGTTCGCCGGCTGCCTGGACATCAACGCCAGCGAGAAGGCGGCGCGCTTCGTCCGCACCTGCGACGCGTTCAACGTCCCCGTCGTCACCTTCGTGGACGTGCCGGGCTTCCTGCCGGGCGTGGACCAGGAGTACGGCGGCATCATCCGGCGCGGCGCGAAGCTGATCTACGCGTACGCGGAGGCGACGGTCCCGCTGATCACCGTCATCACGCGCAAGGCCTTCGGCGGCGCGTACGACGTGATGGGCTCCAAGCACCTGGGCGCGGACCTGAACCTGGCCTGGCCGACCGCCCAGATCGCCGTCATGGGCGCCCAGGGCGCGGTGAACATCCTGCACCGCCGCACCATCGCCGCCGCCGAGGACCCGGACGCGACGCAGGCCGAGCTGATGACGGCCTACGAGGACGCGCTGCTCAACCCGTACGTGGCGGCCGAGCGCGGCTACGTCGACGCGGTCGTCATGCCGTCCGACACCCGGGCCCATATCGTCAAGGGGCTGCGTCAACTGCGGACGAAGCGGGAATCCCTGCCTCCGAAGAAGCACGGCAACATCCCGCTCTGA
- a CDS encoding biotin--[acetyl-CoA-carboxylase] ligase — MTPPDAPHNRWSDLDRPPLNVTALRRGLLRPGTLWTSLEVVESTGSTNTDLAGRARGGAAAEGTVLVAEEQTAGRGRLERTWTAPPRSGLFFSVHLEPGDIPVERWGWVPLLAGVAAATGLAKSAGVDMSLKWPNDLLVTIEGQERKTGGILGEFAGDGIVVGLGINVSLRADELPAPTAGSLALAGAVSTDRETLLRAVLRSLEDWYGRWKAADGDAAASGLQAAYAAGCATLDRTVRAELPGGASLVGEAVAIDGDGRLVLSTEDGLQRPVSAGDIVHLRGAAGGLT, encoded by the coding sequence ATGACACCACCGGATGCGCCACACAACCGCTGGTCGGATCTCGACCGGCCGCCCCTCAACGTGACCGCGCTGCGGCGCGGGCTGCTGCGGCCGGGCACGCTGTGGACGTCGCTGGAGGTCGTGGAGTCCACCGGATCCACCAACACCGACCTCGCCGGGCGGGCCCGTGGCGGGGCGGCGGCCGAGGGCACGGTGCTGGTCGCCGAGGAGCAGACCGCGGGGCGCGGACGGCTGGAGCGGACCTGGACCGCACCGCCCCGCTCCGGGCTGTTCTTCTCCGTCCACCTGGAGCCCGGCGACATCCCCGTGGAGCGGTGGGGGTGGGTGCCGCTGCTGGCCGGGGTCGCCGCCGCGACCGGGCTCGCGAAGTCGGCCGGCGTCGACATGTCGCTGAAGTGGCCCAACGACCTGCTGGTCACGATCGAGGGGCAGGAGCGCAAGACGGGCGGCATCCTCGGCGAGTTCGCGGGGGACGGCATCGTCGTGGGCCTCGGCATCAACGTCTCGCTCCGTGCCGACGAGCTGCCCGCCCCCACCGCCGGGTCGCTGGCGCTCGCCGGAGCGGTCTCCACCGACCGCGAGACCCTGCTGCGCGCCGTCCTGCGCTCGCTGGAGGACTGGTACGGCCGGTGGAAGGCGGCGGACGGCGACGCGGCCGCGAGCGGGCTCCAGGCCGCCTACGCGGCGGGCTGCGCGACGCTGGACCGGACCGTGCGGGCGGAGCTGCCGGGGGGTGCGTCCCTGGTCGGCGAGGCGGTCGCGATCGACGGGGACGGGCGTCTCGTCCTCTCCACCGAGGACGGGCTCCAGCGGCCGGTGTCGGCCGGGGACATCGTCCACCTGCGCGGCGCGGCGGGCGGCCTGACCTGA
- a CDS encoding adenylate/guanylate cyclase domain-containing protein translates to MTVGDTTSGAGEEPGPDSSVHATPHHEVDHTVEPTDDPLAIRLEALILGADRRYTPFQAARTAGVSMDLASRFWRAMGFADIGQAKALTEADVLALRRLAGLVEAGLLSEPMAIQVARSTGQTTARLAEWQIDSFLEGLTEPPEPGMTRTEVTYPLIELLLPELQEFLVYVWRRQLAAATGRVVQAADDEEMVDRRLAVGFADLVGFTRLTRRLEEEELGELVESFETTAADLVAAHGGRLIKTLGDEVLFAADDAGTAAEIALRLIEAMSQDETMPALRVGIAFGTVTTRMGDVFGTTVNLASRLTSIAPKDAVLVDGAFAKELVRHGEAPESEAQAAEAVAAAAERARVAEKEGREPDDEPPLPTYRFGLQPMWQRPVRGLGVVEPWLLARRGKTGS, encoded by the coding sequence GTGACCGTCGGCGACACGACGTCCGGCGCGGGTGAGGAGCCCGGGCCCGACTCCTCGGTCCACGCCACACCCCACCACGAGGTCGACCACACGGTGGAACCGACCGACGACCCCCTCGCCATCCGCCTCGAAGCGCTGATCCTGGGGGCCGACCGGCGCTACACGCCCTTCCAGGCGGCCCGCACCGCCGGGGTCTCGATGGACCTGGCCTCCCGGTTCTGGCGGGCCATGGGCTTCGCCGACATCGGCCAGGCCAAGGCGCTCACCGAGGCGGACGTGCTCGCCCTGCGGCGGCTCGCCGGTCTCGTCGAGGCGGGGCTGCTCAGCGAGCCGATGGCGATCCAGGTCGCCCGTTCCACCGGGCAGACCACCGCCCGGCTGGCCGAGTGGCAGATCGACTCGTTCCTGGAGGGGCTGACCGAGCCGCCCGAGCCCGGCATGACCCGCACCGAGGTCACGTATCCGCTGATCGAGCTGTTGCTCCCGGAGCTCCAGGAGTTCCTCGTCTACGTGTGGCGGCGCCAGCTCGCCGCCGCCACCGGCCGGGTCGTGCAGGCCGCGGACGACGAGGAGATGGTCGACCGGCGGCTCGCCGTCGGCTTCGCGGACCTGGTCGGCTTCACCCGGCTGACCCGGCGCCTGGAGGAGGAGGAGCTCGGCGAGCTGGTCGAGTCCTTCGAGACGACCGCCGCCGACCTGGTCGCGGCCCACGGCGGGCGGCTCATCAAGACCCTCGGCGACGAGGTCCTCTTCGCCGCCGACGACGCGGGCACCGCCGCCGAGATAGCGCTCCGGCTGATCGAGGCCATGTCCCAGGACGAGACGATGCCCGCCCTGCGGGTCGGCATCGCCTTCGGCACGGTCACCACCCGGATGGGCGATGTCTTCGGCACCACGGTGAACCTCGCCAGCCGGCTCACCTCGATAGCGCCGAAGGACGCCGTCCTGGTCGACGGGGCGTTCGCCAAGGAGCTGGTCCGGCACGGTGAGGCCCCGGAGTCCGAGGCACAGGCCGCCGAGGCCGTCGCGGCCGCCGCCGAGCGGGCCCGGGTCGCGGAGAAGGAGGGCCGCGAGCCCGACGACGAGCCGCCGCTGCCCACGTACCGCTTCGGGCTCCAGCCGATGTGGCAGCGCCCGGTGCGCGGGCTCGGCGTGGTGGAGCCGTGGCTGCTGGCCCGGCGGGGGAAGACCGGCTCCTGA
- a CDS encoding enoyl-CoA hydratase/isomerase family protein, whose translation MTVTSEQRFGEFVVVRRHEGQDHVAELVLDRPKAMNAVSTDMARSIAAACEALGADRDVRATVLTSSHERAFCVGADLKERNSFTDADLVRQRPTARAAYTGVLELPMPVIAAVHGFALGGGFELALACDVIVADATAVVGLPEVSVGVIPGGGGTQLLPRRVGAARAAELVFSARRVGAAEARGLGLVDELVEAGRDREEALALGGRIAANSPVGLRAAKKALRLGQGLDLRAGLEVEDAAWRSVAFSGDRAEGVAAFNEKRRPDWPGE comes from the coding sequence ATGACCGTCACGTCCGAGCAGCGGTTCGGGGAGTTCGTCGTCGTCCGACGGCACGAGGGGCAGGACCACGTTGCCGAGCTGGTCCTCGACCGGCCCAAGGCCATGAACGCCGTCTCCACCGACATGGCCCGCTCCATCGCCGCCGCCTGCGAGGCGCTCGGCGCCGACCGGGACGTCCGCGCCACCGTCCTGACCTCCAGCCACGAACGGGCCTTCTGCGTGGGTGCGGACCTCAAGGAGCGCAACTCCTTCACCGACGCCGACCTCGTACGCCAGCGGCCCACCGCCCGGGCCGCCTACACCGGGGTCCTGGAGCTGCCCATGCCGGTGATCGCCGCCGTGCACGGCTTCGCCCTCGGCGGCGGCTTCGAACTCGCCCTCGCCTGCGATGTGATCGTCGCCGACGCCACCGCCGTGGTCGGGCTGCCCGAGGTGTCCGTGGGCGTCATCCCGGGCGGCGGCGGCACACAGCTGCTGCCGCGCCGGGTGGGGGCGGCGCGCGCCGCCGAGCTGGTGTTCAGCGCCCGCCGGGTCGGGGCCGCCGAGGCGCGCGGGCTGGGGCTGGTCGACGAGCTGGTCGAGGCGGGCCGGGACCGCGAGGAGGCCCTCGCGCTGGGCGGCCGGATCGCCGCCAACTCGCCGGTCGGGCTGCGTGCGGCCAAGAAGGCGCTGCGGCTGGGGCAGGGGCTCGACCTGCGGGCGGGCCTGGAGGTCGAGGACGCGGCCTGGCGGTCGGTGGCCTTCTCCGGGGACCGGGCGGAGGGGGTGGCCGCGTTCAACGAGAAGAGGCGGCCCGACTGGCCCGGTGAGTGA